Within Gemmatimonadaceae bacterium, the genomic segment CGCCGAAAGCAGTCTCGGAGCCCAAGCCGGCCGCGACGCCAGCAAAGCTGGCTGCGACGCCCAGGAAATCCGAATGAGCTCTGCCGACCGCATTCGCGTGGAGCTCGTTGCCGCCGCCCGTGAGCTGGGCGCGGATGAATCCGTGGACCCTGTCATCGAGAGGCCGCGCGATCCCTCGCTCGGCGACTGGACGACGAACCTCGCGATGACGCTCGCGCGCCCTCTTCGCAAGCGCCCAGCCGAGATCGCCGGACTGCTGCGCGACCGCATGCATCTGGCCGATGCCGCCGTGGAGAAGGTGGACATCGCCGGACCGGGGTTCATGAATTTCTGGCTCGATCCGGCGAGCATCGCCGAGTCGGTCCGCGACGTCATTGCGGCGAACGATAAGTTCGGCCGCACCGACGTCGGGCACGGCGAGCGCGCAAATGTCGAGTTCGTGTCCGCGAATCCCACTGGCCCGCTTCACGTCGGCCACGGCAGGCAGGCGGCGCTCGGCGATGCGATCTCCACGCTCCTCGAGTGGACCGGATGGAATGTCTCGCGCGAGTTCTACTACAACGACGCCGGCGCGCAGATCGAGAATCTCGCGGCGAGCGTGCGTGCGTGGATCGAGTCTGCGCAGGGCGGTGAGATGATCATTCCCGAAGGCGGTTATCACGGGGAGTACATCCGCGAGATCGCCGAGCGGTACGCGCGCGAGCGCGGATCAGTGGATGGGAGCGACGAGGGCGACGTGAAGGACTACGCGATCGCGGCGCTCCGTGCCGAGCAGGATCTCGATCTCCAGGCCTTCGGTGTGAAGTTCGACAGGTACTTCCTCGAGTCGTCGCTTTACTCCGACGGCAAAGTGGATGAGACCGTCCAGGCTCTCAATGCCGCGGGCATGACGTACGAGTCGGATGGAGCACTCTGGCTTCGTACCAGTCAGTTCGGCGACGACAAGGACCGCGTGATGCGGAAGAGCGACGGCACCTACACGTACTTTCTCCCCGACGTCGCGTATCACGTCACCAAGTGGCAGCGCGGATTCCATCGCGCCATAGATGTGCAGGGCGCCGACCATCACAGCACTACGACGCGCGTCCGTGCCGGCCTCCAGGCGCTCAACATGGGCATCGCGCCCGACTATCCGGAGTACGTCCTTCATCAGATGGTGACGGTGATGAAGAGCGGCGAGGAGGTGAAGATCTCCAAGCGCGCAGGAAGCTACGTGACGGTGCGCGATCTGATCAACGAGGTTGGCCGCGACGCGGTTCGCTTCTTCTTCCTCATGCGGAAGAGCGATTCGCAGCTCGTTTTCGACATTGACGTGGCGCTCAAGCAGTCGGAGGAGAATCCCGTCTATTACGTGCAGATGGCGCATGCGCGGATGTGCGGCATCTTCCGCGTCGGCGAGATCGACCGTGAGACTTTCTCCGCTGACGGCATTGACCTTGGTGTGCTGCGCGAGCCCGAAGAGCAGGAGCTGATAAAGGCGCTCGCCGATTTTCCGCAGGTCGTCGCCGCTGCCGCCGCATCACTGGAGCCGCACAGGATCGCCACATATCTGACCGAGACCGCGCGCCTCGCGCATCTCTGGTATCACAGGCATCACGTGCTGGGAGAGCCCGAGCTCATCATGCAGGCCCGCCTCGCCCTCGCTCGCGCCGCCCAGATCGTCATCCGCAATGCACTCGGCATCCTCGGGATCAACGCCCCCGAGCGCATGTAGCCGGCCGCTTGACCGCAACCCACCTTCACTCAATTCAATGTCCGTACTTGTCGTCGGATCTGTAGCGCTGGACTCGGTCGAGACACCATTCGGCAAGGCCGATGACGTGCTCGGTGGATCAGCAACCTTTTTCTCCGCCGCCGCGAGCCTGCTCACGCCGGTACAGCTCGTCGGCGTCGTCGGCACGGATTATCCCGTCGAGAAGCTCCAGCCGCTGGCTGACCGCGGGGTAGATCTCTCCGGTCTCGAGCACGCGGAAGGCCCGTCGTTCAGATGGAGGGGACGCTACAGCCACGACCTCAACTCGGCGGAGACGCTCGAGACACACCTGGGTGTGTTCTCGCGCTTCAGTCCGAAGATTCCCGAGCAATTCCGCAATGCGCCGTTCGTCTTTCTCGGCAACATAGACCCGCGACTGCAGCTCGACGTGCTGAAGCAGGTCGAGCGGCCGCGCCTCGTCGCCTGCGACACGATGAATTTCTGGATACAGAGCCGCCGTCCGGATCTGATCGAGCTGCTCTCACACGTGGATCTCGTCACGCTCAATGACGGTGAAGCGCGACAGCTGACCGAAAAGGTGAACCTCGTTCAGGCCGCGAGATGGATCATGGACTGCGGGCCGAAACACGTCATCATCAAGAAGGGCGAGAACGGCGCGTTCATGTTTAACCGCGAGAGCATCTTCTTCGCCCCTGCGTTTCCTCTCGAGAACGTCTTCGATCCCACCGGAGCGGGCGATTCGTTCGCCGGCGGATTCATCGGATATCTCGCGCGCACCGGCGACCTGAGCGAAGCGAACATGAGGCGCGCGGTGATGTACGGATCGGCGATGGGATCGTTCGCCGTGGAGAAGTTCTCGACCGAGCGCCTGATGACGCTGACGCGCGAGGAGATCGCGGCACGCATCGGAGACCTGCGTAAGCTCGTGGCGTTCGAGGAGGAGCTGCCCGCTTGACCGCCGATGCGCTCCACTACCGGAGTGCGGGCGTCAATCTCGACGCCTCTGACGACGCCAGGTCGCGAATCGCGAAGCTCGTCGCCTCGACGCGCACTGCGGGATCAGTCGGAGCGTTCGGCGGATTCGGCGGGATGTTCCGGATGCCCGCCGGGATGCGGTCTCCGGTGCTCGTGTCGAGCGCCGACGGCGTCGGTACCAAGATCAAGGTGGCGATCGAGTCAGGACGCAACGATACGGTCGGCCACGATCTCGTCAATCATTGCACGAACGACATCCTGGTCCAGGGCGCGCGGCCGCATTTCTTTCTCGATTATGTCGCATTCGGCAGGCTGGACCCGGTTGTCCTCGAAGCTGTCGTGGCGGGAGTCGCAGCCGGCTGCCGCGAGAACGAGTGTGCTCTCGTCGGCGGAGAGACGGCCGAGATGCCCGGACTTTATACGCCGCCCGATTACGACCTCGCCGGATTCATTGTCGGCTCGGTCGAGGAGGACGCCGTCCTCGGCGTCTCGCGCGTAATGACCGGTGATGTGCTCATCGGGCTCGAGAGCTCGGGACTTCATACCAACGGCTATTCACTGGCGCGGAAGATCGTTCACGAGCGGCTGAAGCTCGGCTACGACGCAGCTTTCCCGGACATGGACGCGTCCGTCGCCGACGTAATGCTGGCAATCCATCGCTCGTATCTTCGCGCGCTCGAGCCCGTGCTTCCGCGAATTCACGCGATGGCGCACATCACCGGAGGCGGACTCCCCGGTAACCTCGATCGCGCTCTTCCGCAGTCGCTCGACGCGATCATTGATGCGGGAAGCTGGGAGGTGCCACCGGTCTTCACGGTTCTCGAGGCGGCGGGGAATGTGCCGCGTGACGAAATGCTGCGCGTCTTCAACATGGGTGTCGGCATGGTTGTGATCGCTGATCGCCGCGAGGCCGACGCCATTGTTGGAAGCGCGCGCGTCGCCGGAGTGGTCGGCTGGGTCATGGGCGATGTCAGAGAGGGGAACGGTGAGGTCCGGATTGGCTGACACCGCTTCCATGGCGCGCTCCGCCAACGTCACCTCCTTCGGGAGAATGAAGCCGGAAGATCTGGATGCCGCGCGCATGGACATGGCGCTGGCCATCGCGCAGCGCGGATGGGGGCAGACTGCACCGAATCCGATGGTTGGTGCGGTGGTATTCAACGGCAATGAGAAAGCCGGCGAGGGATTCCACGCCCGGTTCGGAGCTCCGCACGCCGAAGCGATGGCCCTGGCGGATGCGGGGGGTCGTGCGCGCGGCGGCACGCTCTACGTCAATCTCGAGCCGTGTAACCACATCGGCCGCACACAGCCGTGCACTGACGCGATTATCGCCGCGGGAATCGCGCGCGTCGTCGCGGCGATGCCCGATCCGAATCCCGTCGCCTCCGGTGGCGCTCAACGGCTGCGGGCGGCGGGCATCGCTGTGGACTTCGGCGTTCACGAGCGCGAGGCGCGCGAGCTGAACGCGCCGTTCATCCATCGAATGACCTCCGACCGTCCGTGGGTTACGCTCAAGCTCGCGCTTTCGCTCGACGGCGCGATCTCCGGCGCGCATTCCGGCGCGCATCGCACGAAGGGCTGGCTTACCAACGAACAGTCGCGCGCGGTGGTTCAGAGAATGAGAGCCAACTCTGATGCGATCGCGGTCGGAGCGCAAACGGCCATCGCCGACGATCCGAAACTCACCGCGCGAACCGATCCACCGCCGCGCGTGCTGCCGACGCGCATCGTGTTCGACCGCTCGGCGCGCCTTTCGCCCAAGACCGTGCTGGCGCGCACCGCACGCGACATTCCGACGCTGCTTGTCACATCGTCATCCGTCACGCTTCCGCCAGCACTCGCGCGCCTCGGCGTGGATGCCATTCCTGCGCACGACCTCGGCGAAGCGCTGAGGACGCTCAGGGAACGCGGCGTCAACTCGCTGCTCGTGGAAGGCGGAGCCGGCCTCGCCGCTTCGTTTCTTGCGGGCGGCTACGTCGATCGCCTCGTGATTTTCAGAGCGCCTGTCATACTGGGTGACGGGGCCCTGGGTGGATTTTCCGGCATCGCGGCGCAGGAGCCCGACCATGCTCCACGATTCGAATTGATCGACGTCCGCGCGCTCGGAGACGACGTGATGACGGTTTACTCCGTGAGGCGGCCGTAGATGTTCACCGGCCTGGTGGACGGCGTCGGCACTGTCTCCGCAGTGACGGGAACCGACGCTGGAATTGAGCTCCGCATCGAATGCGCGTACGACGATCTTGCGCCTGGTGAAAGCATCGCCGTGAACGGAGTCTGTCTCACGGTGCTCGACTGTGGCGCCGGATGGTTTACCGCCGCGGCGATGGTGATGACGATGAGCCGCACCGCGATCGGGGACTGGATGCCGGGCCGCAGGGTCAACCTCGAGCGAGCGATGCGCGCCGACAGCCGATTCGGCGGCCACATCGTCCAGGGCCATGTTGACGGGGTTGGGACGGTGAAAAGGACGGCCCGCCTGGATGACACCTTGCTGCTCGATGTGACCCTCGACGCAGGCCTCGCCGAAACACTCGTTCTGCACGGCTCCGTCGCCCTCGACGGGGTCAGCCTTACCGTCAACCGCCTCGACGGTGATAAGTTGCAGGTGGCGCTCATAGACTACACCTTGCAGCACGCCGCCCTCGGCGACCTGAAAGAGGGCTCCAGGGTGCACGTCGAGACAGATGTCATCGGGAAGTACGTCCAGAGACTCGTCGCGCCGTACCTGAACCGGAAACCGCCTCCGGGCGGCCCAGGGGCAACGTAATGCAATTCGGAAGCGTCGAGCAGGCGATCGCCGACATCAGGGCGGGCAAGCTCATCCTCGTCGCGGATGATGAAGACCGCGAGAACGAGGGCGATCTCATCTGTGCCGCCCAGCTGGTGACGCCGGAGCTCATAAATTTCATGATCAGAAAGGCCGGCGGATGGATCTGCCTGGCCCTCACCGGCGAGCGCGCCGACCAGCTTCAGCTCCCGCAGCAGAGCGAGGAGAACACCGAGGAGCAGCGCACCGCCTTCACTGTCAGCATTGATGCCGCCGCGCGGTTCGGTGTCACGACCGGCATCAGCGCGCAGGATCGCGCCAGGACGATCCATGTTGCGGTGGATCCGGCGACTGTCCCTGCGGATCTCAGGCGGCCCGGACACATTCCGCCGCTTCGCGCGAGGGATGGCGGCGTTCTCCAGCGCGTCGGACACACCGAAGCGGCGATAGATCTGGCGAGACTCGCCGGTCTCTATCCGGCTGGAGTCGTCTGCGAGGTCCTGAACGAGGACGGCACGACATCGCGCCGTCCGCAACTCGAAAAATTCGCCGCCGAGCATGGGCTCACTTTCATCACGGTGGCTCAGCTCGTCGCGTATAGACTTAAGTCCGAGCGTCTTGTGCACCGCGTCGCCGAGGCGCGCCTGCCGACCGAATTCGGCGTGTGGCGCGTGATCGGATACCGGAACGATGTAGACCACCACGAGCACATTGCGCTGGTGTTCGGTGACATCGCCAACCTCGAGGAGAGCGTGCTCGTCCGCATGCATTCCAAGTGTCTCACCGGCGACGTCTTCCACTCGCTGCGTTGTGATTGCGGATGGCAGCTGAATACGGCGATGCAGATGATATCCGATGAAGGCCGGGGAGCGATCGTGTACCTCGACCAGGAAGGCCGCGGGATAGGTCTGCTCAACAAGCTCAAGGCCTACGAGCTCCAGGACACCGGAGCCGACACGGTCGAAGCCAACGAGCAGCTCGGCTTCAAGCCCGACCTGCGGAATTACGGGATCGGTGCTCAGATCCTTCTCGATCTGGGCCTTCGCCGCATCCGTCCGGTGACGAACAACCCGCGCAAGCTCATCGGGCTCGAGGGTTACGGCCTGCAGGTGGATGACCGTGTTGCGATCGTCCCCGAGCCGACGGCGGAGAACGCCGGTTATCTGGACGCCAAGCGCGACAAGCTCGGTCACCTGCTGGCGTCGTGAATGGCTGAGCTTTCGGGAACCCCGGTCGGATCCGGCCGGCGGCTGGCCGTCGTCGCCAGCCGGTTCAATGAAATCGTCACGCGCGCTCTCGTGGATGGCGCGCTTGACGCGCTCGTCCGGCACGGCGCCGCCTTCGACGACATTGACGTCATCTGGGTGCCCGGCGCGTGGGAGCTGCCGCTCGGTGTTCGCCGCGCGATGGCGAGTGAGCGCTACGATGCTATCGTCGCGCTCGGCGCCGTTATCCGCGGTGACACTCCGCACTTCGACTATGTTGCCGGCGAAGCGTCACGCGGTCTCGCCGATGCGTCACGCGACTCCGACATCCCGCTCGGCTTCGGCCTGCTCACCTGCGACACGATGGAGCAGGCGATGGCCCGCTGCGGTGGAGAGCACGGCAACAAGGGATGGGATGCCGCCCTTGCCGCGCTCGAGATGACCGACCTGCTCGACCAGCTGGACGTGACCGATGAGGGTTGAGTCCCGCGGGCGCGCTCGCGCGTTGCAGGCCCTCTATGCGTGGGATCTTCGCGCGGGCGAGGATCTGACGCGGGTGGCGTTGAAGGTCTGGGATGACCTCGCGGTCAGCCCCGAAGAGAGAAATTTCGCCGGCGGCATCGTGCGCACGGTCGCCGCGTCGCATACGCAGCTCGACGCCGATCTCATGGCGGTCACCGACAACTGGCGTCTGGAGCGAATCGGAGCCATCGAGCGGTCCGTCCTTCGCCTCGGCGCGGCGGAGCTGCATCGCGGAGAAGCGCCCCCGCGAGTCGTCATTCAAGAGGCGGTGCGGCTTGCCGAAAGGTTCGGAACAGCCGCCAGCGCGCGCTTCGTCAATGGCGTTCTCGACGCATACGCCCGGCGGGCCGGCGTGCTGTAGTGCGGATTCTCGTCGTCAACTGGAACGATCGGGAGAATCCGTTCGGAGGGGGTGCCGAAGTCCATCTGCATGAAATCTTCGGCCGCCTGGCTGCACACGGTCACCGGGTGGACCTGCTTGCGAGCGGTTGGAAGGGTTGCTCACCGCGCGCGTTTCTCGACGGCATAGACGTTCATCGCACGGGTACGCGGTACTCCTTCCAGTTTCTCGCCCGGCGCTACTTCCGCGAGCGACTCGCGCAGCAAGGCTACGACGTGCTCATCGAAGACCTGAACAAGATTCCCCTGTACACGCCGCGGTGGTCCGGGCCGCCTGTAGTGGCGCTTGTCCATCACCTGTTCGGAGCGACAATCTTCCGCGAGGCGCCAGTCCCGATGGCGGCCGCCGTGTGGCTTGCCGAGCGCGGCATTCCGCTGGTCTATCGCGATCGGCCGTTCGAGGCGGTGAGTGAAAGCACCGCTGATGATCTGGTCGCTCGCGGCATACCGCGAGAGAGCATCAGGGTGATATATAACGGTATTGACACGACATTCTTCACTCCGTCGTCCGGCTCGCGCTCTCCGCGGCCGCTCTTCGGATACGTGGGGCGTCTCAAGCGATACAAGGGCGTGGATCTCATCCTGCGGGCGTTCGCGAAGCTGGACCGCGACGATGCGCGGCTCGAAATTGCCGGAGCGGGGGATTATCGCGACGAGCTCGAACGGCTCTCCGCGCAACTTGGTGTGTCGGACCGCGTGCGATTTCCTGGCTTCATCTCACCGGAGGAGAAGCGGAGCCTCATGCGTCGCGCGTGGGCCACGGTTTTCGCGTCGCCCAAGGAGGGATGGGGGCTGACCAATCTGGAGACAGCAGCGTGCGGCACGCCGGTGATCGCCAGCGACTCCCCGGGCCTTCGCGAATCGCTCGTGGATGGGGAGACGGGGATTCTCGTGCCACACGGGGATACGCGGGCTCTCGCGCAGGCGATGGGCCGGATCACCGATTCCGCTGACCGCGTTGAAGCGATGGGAAGCGCGGGCAGGCGTTTTGCCGAACGGTTCACGTGGGACCAGTCGGCAGACAACACTCTATCGCACCTGCAGGAAGTGGTGCAGCGAGGCACTCAGCAGTGGAAATAATTTTTCACGCCCACCATGCGAACGTCTCCGAGCGCATGCGCAAGCGCGCCGAGGCAGCCGTGCGCCGCGCCGGACAGAGACTGGCGCGGGCGGTTGACGCGATCATTCGCTTTGAGCAAGATGGACGCGTGAAGCGAGTCGAAATTGTTCTCCACGCCCCCCGGCAGCGGGATCTTGTAGCGCGCGGCGAGGCGCCGTTCTTCGGCCCCGCCTTCGCCAGCGCCATGGAGCGATTGTCCAGCCAGATCCGGACGCTGCGCAGCACCCGCAGGACCGCTCAGCGCGTCCCAGCGGCGGGGAAGGCGGCCACCGCTTGAGCCAAATGCTCACCGTCGGGCAGTTTCTCGAACGCACCGGAGAGTCGCTCAGTCTCCGCGACATCGGCGACGGCGTCGGTCTCGAGCGGACTATTCCCAACTCCGACATCTCCAGTCCCGGGCTGGCTCTCGCCGGTTACATGGATCGCTTCGTCGCCGAAAGGCTGCAGGTGCTGGGAGAGACGGAAATCACCTATATCGCGTCTCTCCCGAGGGCGGAGCGGAACAGGATTCTGGAGAGCTTCTTCAGCTTCCAGATGCCGGCGGTGATCGTCACGAAGAACCAGGAGCCGCCGGATGGATTGCGCGCCGCGGCTGCGGCGGCCGGTATTCCGCTTCTGCTGACGCGGCTCAAGACGGCCGAGTTCTACCGGCGCATCAAGCCGGTGCTCGAAGGAGAGTTCGCCGAGACGACGACGCTCCATGGCTCGCTCGCCGACGTCTTCGGCGTGGGTCTCTTCTTCACCGGCCAGAGTGGAATCGGAAAATCCGAATGCGTCCTCGATCTCGTCGAGCGCGGCCACCGTCTCGTCGCCGACGATCTGGTGATCACAATCCGCCGCGGAAACGACGTTCTGATCGGAAAGGGACACGAGCTCCAGCGCCATCACATGGAGATCCGAGGCATCGGCCTCATTGATATCCCGTCCATCTTCGGTGTACGGGCCGTCCGCCAGCAAAAGCGCATCGAGGTGGTAGTGCGCCTCGAAGAATGGGTCCAGAGTGCGGTCGTGGACCGCACCGGACTCGACACCGAGACCACGACGATCCTCGGCGTCCAGATCCCGCTCATCACAGTTCTCCTCAATCCCGGCAAGAACATCACCG encodes:
- the ribH gene encoding 6,7-dimethyl-8-ribityllumazine synthase, whose protein sequence is MAELSGTPVGSGRRLAVVASRFNEIVTRALVDGALDALVRHGAAFDDIDVIWVPGAWELPLGVRRAMASERYDAIVALGAVIRGDTPHFDYVAGEASRGLADASRDSDIPLGFGLLTCDTMEQAMARCGGEHGNKGWDAALAALEMTDLLDQLDVTDEG
- the argS gene encoding arginine--tRNA ligase codes for the protein MSSADRIRVELVAAARELGADESVDPVIERPRDPSLGDWTTNLAMTLARPLRKRPAEIAGLLRDRMHLADAAVEKVDIAGPGFMNFWLDPASIAESVRDVIAANDKFGRTDVGHGERANVEFVSANPTGPLHVGHGRQAALGDAISTLLEWTGWNVSREFYYNDAGAQIENLAASVRAWIESAQGGEMIIPEGGYHGEYIREIAERYARERGSVDGSDEGDVKDYAIAALRAEQDLDLQAFGVKFDRYFLESSLYSDGKVDETVQALNAAGMTYESDGALWLRTSQFGDDKDRVMRKSDGTYTYFLPDVAYHVTKWQRGFHRAIDVQGADHHSTTTRVRAGLQALNMGIAPDYPEYVLHQMVTVMKSGEEVKISKRAGSYVTVRDLINEVGRDAVRFFFLMRKSDSQLVFDIDVALKQSEENPVYYVQMAHARMCGIFRVGEIDRETFSADGIDLGVLREPEEQELIKALADFPQVVAAAAASLEPHRIATYLTETARLAHLWYHRHHVLGEPELIMQARLALARAAQIVIRNALGILGINAPERM
- a CDS encoding glycosyltransferase family 4 protein, translating into MRILVVNWNDRENPFGGGAEVHLHEIFGRLAAHGHRVDLLASGWKGCSPRAFLDGIDVHRTGTRYSFQFLARRYFRERLAQQGYDVLIEDLNKIPLYTPRWSGPPVVALVHHLFGATIFREAPVPMAAAVWLAERGIPLVYRDRPFEAVSESTADDLVARGIPRESIRVIYNGIDTTFFTPSSGSRSPRPLFGYVGRLKRYKGVDLILRAFAKLDRDDARLEIAGAGDYRDELERLSAQLGVSDRVRFPGFISPEEKRSLMRRAWATVFASPKEGWGLTNLETAACGTPVIASDSPGLRESLVDGETGILVPHGDTRALAQAMGRITDSADRVEAMGSAGRRFAERFTWDQSADNTLSHLQEVVQRGTQQWK
- the purM gene encoding phosphoribosylformylglycinamidine cyclo-ligase → MTADALHYRSAGVNLDASDDARSRIAKLVASTRTAGSVGAFGGFGGMFRMPAGMRSPVLVSSADGVGTKIKVAIESGRNDTVGHDLVNHCTNDILVQGARPHFFLDYVAFGRLDPVVLEAVVAGVAAGCRENECALVGGETAEMPGLYTPPDYDLAGFIVGSVEEDAVLGVSRVMTGDVLIGLESSGLHTNGYSLARKIVHERLKLGYDAAFPDMDASVADVMLAIHRSYLRALEPVLPRIHAMAHITGGGLPGNLDRALPQSLDAIIDAGSWEVPPVFTVLEAAGNVPRDEMLRVFNMGVGMVVIADRREADAIVGSARVAGVVGWVMGDVREGNGEVRIG
- a CDS encoding HPF/RaiA family ribosome-associated protein, with amino-acid sequence MEIIFHAHHANVSERMRKRAEAAVRRAGQRLARAVDAIIRFEQDGRVKRVEIVLHAPRQRDLVARGEAPFFGPAFASAMERLSSQIRTLRSTRRTAQRVPAAGKAATA
- the nusB gene encoding transcription antitermination factor NusB; its protein translation is MRVESRGRARALQALYAWDLRAGEDLTRVALKVWDDLAVSPEERNFAGGIVRTVAASHTQLDADLMAVTDNWRLERIGAIERSVLRLGAAELHRGEAPPRVVIQEAVRLAERFGTAASARFVNGVLDAYARRAGVL
- a CDS encoding riboflavin synthase, producing MFTGLVDGVGTVSAVTGTDAGIELRIECAYDDLAPGESIAVNGVCLTVLDCGAGWFTAAAMVMTMSRTAIGDWMPGRRVNLERAMRADSRFGGHIVQGHVDGVGTVKRTARLDDTLLLDVTLDAGLAETLVLHGSVALDGVSLTVNRLDGDKLQVALIDYTLQHAALGDLKEGSRVHVETDVIGKYVQRLVAPYLNRKPPPGGPGAT
- the hprK gene encoding HPr(Ser) kinase/phosphatase, translated to MLTVGQFLERTGESLSLRDIGDGVGLERTIPNSDISSPGLALAGYMDRFVAERLQVLGETEITYIASLPRAERNRILESFFSFQMPAVIVTKNQEPPDGLRAAAAAAGIPLLLTRLKTAEFYRRIKPVLEGEFAETTTLHGSLADVFGVGLFFTGQSGIGKSECVLDLVERGHRLVADDLVITIRRGNDVLIGKGHELQRHHMEIRGIGLIDIPSIFGVRAVRQQKRIEVVVRLEEWVQSAVVDRTGLDTETTTILGVQIPLITVLLNPGKNITVIAEVIALNHLLRYSGINPAEAFNQRLIGRMQQAAAGNVREYLQEDDE
- a CDS encoding PfkB family carbohydrate kinase, giving the protein MSVLVVGSVALDSVETPFGKADDVLGGSATFFSAAASLLTPVQLVGVVGTDYPVEKLQPLADRGVDLSGLEHAEGPSFRWRGRYSHDLNSAETLETHLGVFSRFSPKIPEQFRNAPFVFLGNIDPRLQLDVLKQVERPRLVACDTMNFWIQSRRPDLIELLSHVDLVTLNDGEARQLTEKVNLVQAARWIMDCGPKHVIIKKGENGAFMFNRESIFFAPAFPLENVFDPTGAGDSFAGGFIGYLARTGDLSEANMRRAVMYGSAMGSFAVEKFSTERLMTLTREEIAARIGDLRKLVAFEEELPA
- a CDS encoding bifunctional 3,4-dihydroxy-2-butanone-4-phosphate synthase/GTP cyclohydrolase II, producing MQFGSVEQAIADIRAGKLILVADDEDRENEGDLICAAQLVTPELINFMIRKAGGWICLALTGERADQLQLPQQSEENTEEQRTAFTVSIDAAARFGVTTGISAQDRARTIHVAVDPATVPADLRRPGHIPPLRARDGGVLQRVGHTEAAIDLARLAGLYPAGVVCEVLNEDGTTSRRPQLEKFAAEHGLTFITVAQLVAYRLKSERLVHRVAEARLPTEFGVWRVIGYRNDVDHHEHIALVFGDIANLEESVLVRMHSKCLTGDVFHSLRCDCGWQLNTAMQMISDEGRGAIVYLDQEGRGIGLLNKLKAYELQDTGADTVEANEQLGFKPDLRNYGIGAQILLDLGLRRIRPVTNNPRKLIGLEGYGLQVDDRVAIVPEPTAENAGYLDAKRDKLGHLLAS
- the ribD gene encoding bifunctional diaminohydroxyphosphoribosylaminopyrimidine deaminase/5-amino-6-(5-phosphoribosylamino)uracil reductase RibD, with translation MADTASMARSANVTSFGRMKPEDLDAARMDMALAIAQRGWGQTAPNPMVGAVVFNGNEKAGEGFHARFGAPHAEAMALADAGGRARGGTLYVNLEPCNHIGRTQPCTDAIIAAGIARVVAAMPDPNPVASGGAQRLRAAGIAVDFGVHEREARELNAPFIHRMTSDRPWVTLKLALSLDGAISGAHSGAHRTKGWLTNEQSRAVVQRMRANSDAIAVGAQTAIADDPKLTARTDPPPRVLPTRIVFDRSARLSPKTVLARTARDIPTLLVTSSSVTLPPALARLGVDAIPAHDLGEALRTLRERGVNSLLVEGGAGLAASFLAGGYVDRLVIFRAPVILGDGALGGFSGIAAQEPDHAPRFELIDVRALGDDVMTVYSVRRP